One region of Termitidicoccus mucosus genomic DNA includes:
- the fliP gene encoding flagellar type III secretion system pore protein FliP (The bacterial flagellar biogenesis protein FliP forms a type III secretion system (T3SS)-type pore required for flagellar assembly.) codes for MLFWLAALAGAQTAPAPGGAPAAARGPRLVIGLDGAEASGDIGVGIQIVIVMTLLTLAPSLIMLMTSFTRIVIVLGLVRTALGVANAPANQIVIGLSLFLTLFIMAPVFQRANENALQPYLAGTITSTEALKAAAEPAREFMLRQTRARDLEFFLQLGRFPPTRVNELPMRVIVPAFVVSELQTAFQMGFLLFMPFLVIDLLVSSVLMSLGMMMMPPAIVSLPFKILLFVVVDGWYLVVRSLVESFRM; via the coding sequence CTGTTGTTCTGGCTGGCCGCGCTGGCCGGGGCGCAGACCGCCCCGGCCCCGGGCGGCGCCCCGGCGGCGGCCAGAGGCCCCCGCCTGGTGATCGGCCTGGACGGAGCGGAGGCTTCCGGCGACATCGGCGTGGGGATCCAGATCGTGATCGTCATGACGCTGCTGACGCTGGCGCCGTCGCTGATCATGCTCATGACGAGTTTCACCCGCATCGTGATCGTGCTGGGGCTGGTGCGCACCGCGCTCGGCGTGGCGAACGCCCCGGCCAACCAGATCGTCATCGGGCTCTCGCTTTTTCTCACGCTGTTCATCATGGCGCCGGTTTTCCAGCGGGCGAACGAGAACGCGCTGCAGCCGTATCTGGCGGGCACCATCACCTCGACCGAGGCGCTGAAGGCGGCGGCCGAGCCCGCGCGGGAGTTCATGCTGCGGCAGACGCGGGCGCGGGACCTGGAGTTTTTTCTCCAACTGGGCCGGTTCCCGCCGACGCGGGTGAACGAGCTGCCGATGCGCGTGATCGTGCCGGCGTTTGTGGTGAGCGAGCTGCAGACCGCGTTTCAGATGGGATTTTTGTTGTTCATGCCCTTCCTGGTCATCGACCTGCTGGTCTCGTCGGTGCTCATGTCGCTCGGCATGATGATGATGCCGCCGGCGATCGTGTCGCTGCCTTTCAAGATACTGTTGTTTGTCGTCGTGGACGGCTGGTATCTGGTGGTGCGCAGCCTGGTGGAGAGCTTCCGAATGTGA
- a CDS encoding FliO/MopB family protein, whose product MRSARPPGFARPRASISSVIGWLLMVAIAGCAALEAAQPLDAGPSPATQPGELPGDMVLTPRDSHMPRLFEDRPGGGGSFWLVIALLIGGGAGWMFLWSRRRATPAGKLAGRIQIEGTRALGNRQYLAVVVCDRQRFLVGVTPGGIGLVARLDGDPAAEEKKDVS is encoded by the coding sequence ATGAGGAGTGCGCGTCCGCCCGGTTTTGCGCGCCCGCGCGCGTCAATTTCCAGCGTCATTGGCTGGCTGCTAATGGTAGCTATCGCGGGCTGCGCCGCATTGGAGGCGGCGCAGCCCCTTGACGCCGGGCCTTCTCCGGCGACGCAGCCGGGCGAATTGCCCGGCGACATGGTTTTGACCCCGCGCGACTCGCACATGCCGCGTCTGTTTGAGGACAGGCCGGGCGGCGGCGGCTCGTTCTGGCTGGTGATCGCCTTGCTGATCGGCGGCGGCGCGGGCTGGATGTTCCTGTGGTCGCGGCGGCGCGCAACCCCCGCCGGCAAGCTGGCCGGCCGCATCCAGATCGAGGGCACGCGCGCGCTGGGCAACCGGCAGTACCTGGCGGTGGTGGTGTGCGACCGGCAGCGTTTCCTCGTCGGCGTGACGCCCGGCGGCATCGGCTTGGTCGCCCGGCTGGACGGCGATCCGGCGGCGGAAGAAAAAAAGGACGTATCGTGA
- a CDS encoding FliM/FliN family flagellar motor switch protein, with protein sequence MQLGSCQLSMREVLALSPGAVVQLTQRAIDPVGLYVNGKLIAFGEVVVVEENFGIKITELVGLAPVEAAGQGTPA encoded by the coding sequence GTGCAGCTGGGGTCCTGCCAGTTGTCCATGCGCGAGGTGCTGGCGCTGTCGCCCGGCGCCGTGGTGCAGCTCACGCAAAGGGCGATCGACCCGGTCGGTCTCTACGTGAACGGCAAGCTGATCGCCTTCGGCGAGGTCGTGGTGGTGGAGGAAAACTTTGGCATCAAGATCACCGAACTGGTGGGGCTCGCCCCGGTGGAGGCGGCCGGGCAGGGGACTCCTGCATGA
- a CDS encoding FliM/FliN family flagellar motor switch protein: MEDKTLDLVLDVKVKVTVQLGSCQLSMREVLALSPGAVDGRAAQWNAWEMPLRELEPARGRRARLPAEILGDTRLLLENTEKFVGTVGIEIPGRKNQTTAFRWTEAPLMEETAIWFWT; the protein is encoded by the coding sequence ATGGAAGACAAGACGCTTGATCTGGTTCTGGACGTAAAGGTGAAGGTAACCGTGCAGCTGGGGTCCTGCCAGTTGTCCATGCGCGAGGTGCTGGCGCTGTCGCCCGGCGCCGTGGATGGACGTGCGGCGCAGTGGAACGCATGGGAGATGCCGCTGCGCGAATTGGAGCCTGCGCGTGGGCGACGTGCTCGACTTCCGGCCGAGATCCTCGGCGACACGCGCCTCTTGCTGGAGAACACCGAAAAATTCGTCGGCACCGTGGGCATCGAAATACCAGGCCGTAAAAATCAAACAACCGCTTTTCGCTGGACCGAAGCCCCGCTTATGGAAGAGACGGCGATCTGGTTCTGGACGTAA
- a CDS encoding flagellar motor switch protein FliM, with protein MAEDPHNGPIDALDQSEIDRLLAQTTEAEKPPVFCSDGRRAAPNAKFRIEAYDFRNPVFLTEVELRRLRLLHEDFIRYLSARLSLFLRMECGLKMARLTTLSYSKFTESLPSPTHICLFKAEPLRGIGVLDINPRLALTLVDRMLGGRGHSVKAERYLTEIEIALLEDIILIVLEEWCGQWKAEQSFRPQIVGHENNGRFLQTSPRDAIVLALALEMNFGDCAEQLQLGIPYYTIEPMVRSMQARRQREASSGGVAKKTEWKPACEDIAMDVRAQWNAWEMPLRELLSLRVGDVLELPAEILGDTRLLLENTEKFVGTVGIEGDHVAVKIKQPLFTSDTAEAPAYGRQDA; from the coding sequence ATGGCAGAGGACCCACACAACGGCCCGATAGATGCGCTGGACCAGAGCGAGATTGACCGTCTGCTGGCGCAAACCACCGAGGCGGAAAAGCCGCCGGTATTTTGCTCCGACGGACGGCGCGCGGCGCCCAACGCGAAATTCCGCATCGAGGCCTACGATTTCCGCAACCCGGTTTTCCTGACCGAGGTGGAACTGCGCCGGCTGCGGCTGCTGCACGAGGATTTCATCCGCTACCTGAGCGCGCGGCTGTCCCTGTTCCTGCGCATGGAGTGCGGCCTGAAAATGGCGCGGCTCACGACCCTGAGCTACTCGAAGTTCACCGAGTCGCTGCCGAGCCCGACGCACATCTGCCTGTTCAAGGCCGAGCCCTTGCGCGGCATCGGCGTGCTCGACATCAACCCTCGCCTCGCCCTGACGCTGGTGGACCGGATGCTCGGCGGCCGCGGGCATTCCGTGAAGGCGGAACGCTACCTGACGGAGATCGAGATCGCGCTGCTGGAGGACATCATCCTCATCGTGCTGGAGGAATGGTGCGGGCAATGGAAGGCGGAGCAGTCGTTCCGGCCCCAGATCGTGGGCCATGAGAACAACGGCCGGTTTTTGCAGACCTCGCCGCGCGACGCCATCGTGCTGGCGCTCGCGCTGGAAATGAACTTCGGCGACTGCGCGGAGCAGTTGCAGCTCGGGATCCCGTATTACACGATCGAGCCGATGGTGCGCAGCATGCAGGCGCGGCGGCAGCGCGAGGCGTCCTCCGGCGGCGTGGCGAAAAAGACGGAGTGGAAACCCGCCTGCGAGGACATCGCGATGGACGTGCGGGCGCAGTGGAACGCATGGGAGATGCCGCTGCGCGAATTGCTGAGCCTGCGCGTGGGCGACGTGCTCGAGCTTCCGGCCGAGATCCTCGGCGACACGCGCCTCTTGCTGGAGAACACCGAAAAATTCGTCGGCACCGTGGGCATCGAAGGCGACCACGTGGCCGTAAAAATCAAACAACCGCTTTTCACTTCGGATACGGCCGAAGCCCCCGCTTATGGAAGACAAGACGCTTGA
- a CDS encoding flagellar basal body-associated FliL family protein, translating to MPSRIEDTTPATPNTEAAPRSRRALPAWIPLAVAVALAPVLTWAVGRFVLIPQLRSTLATEMPAQARASARPAAGAAPAAAIPGTTYVFDNVVVNLSGTMGTRYLKAGFVVIGNEPTLAQQFEQRRAQLLDVTLNVLSSLSLSDLEEAGAKNLVRERLVSAYNQALGQHVAEQVYFTDFVVQ from the coding sequence ATGCCTTCACGAATTGAGGACACAACTCCCGCGACGCCGAACACCGAGGCCGCGCCCCGCTCCCGGCGCGCGCTGCCGGCCTGGATTCCGTTGGCGGTCGCCGTGGCGCTGGCTCCGGTGCTGACGTGGGCGGTCGGCCGGTTTGTGCTGATTCCGCAGCTTCGCTCGACGCTCGCGACGGAAATGCCCGCCCAGGCCAGGGCGTCAGCCCGCCCGGCCGCCGGCGCGGCGCCCGCCGCGGCCATTCCCGGCACCACCTATGTCTTCGACAACGTGGTGGTGAACCTTTCCGGCACGATGGGCACGCGTTACCTGAAGGCGGGATTTGTCGTGATCGGCAACGAGCCCACGCTTGCGCAGCAATTCGAGCAGCGTCGCGCGCAACTGCTGGACGTGACCCTGAACGTGCTCTCGTCCCTTTCCCTCTCCGACCTTGAGGAGGCGGGCGCGAAAAACCTCGTGCGCGAGCGGCTGGTGAGCGCCTACAACCAGGCGCTCGGCCAGCATGTGGCCGAGCAGGTTTATTTCACCGACTTTGTCGTCCAGTAA
- a CDS encoding flagellar basal body rod C-terminal domain-containing protein, translated as MITMQRSFQASSRIVTVSDTVLEEIVNMKR; from the coding sequence ATGATCACCATGCAGCGCAGCTTCCAGGCGAGTTCGCGCATCGTGACGGTTTCTGACACCGTGCTGGAGGAAATCGTCAACATGAAACGCTGA
- a CDS encoding flagellar hook-basal body protein → MALIGTLTSGISGLQAFTKGLEVIGSNIANVNTVAYKGSSTTFSDTFSNTMQSSAPSSGSSSNQSAMQVGTGVAVGRIAARFTQGGIESTGVPTDLAISGNGFFIVRNPVDGSLFATRAGDFRKDDNGFLVTSDGYRVQGLTGTPPTVAGDIQIGDPADRPTGYFDGTPYTGAPGDVQTITAGSAYTDAVTTKTYEMTSFAIDASGNVIESYADGSSKTTNRVRLQDFADPSALEAEGANLFTGFEAAGALYTWTDATKGLPGEGGLGTIQDFADRARWRRRARTCSPGSRPRARFTPGPTPPRGCPARAVSARSTRNRSSCRTWTSRKSSRK, encoded by the coding sequence ATGGCACTCATCGGCACACTCACCTCGGGAATCAGCGGACTGCAGGCTTTCACCAAGGGCCTCGAAGTCATCGGCAGCAACATCGCCAACGTCAACACCGTCGCCTACAAGGGCTCGTCCACGACCTTCTCCGACACCTTCAGCAACACCATGCAGAGCTCCGCGCCGTCGAGCGGATCGTCGTCGAACCAGTCCGCCATGCAGGTCGGCACCGGCGTGGCGGTGGGCCGGATCGCGGCGCGCTTCACCCAGGGCGGAATCGAGTCCACCGGCGTGCCCACCGATCTCGCGATTTCGGGCAACGGCTTTTTCATCGTCCGCAATCCCGTGGACGGCAGCCTCTTTGCGACCCGCGCGGGCGATTTCCGCAAGGACGACAACGGCTTCCTGGTGACCTCGGACGGCTATCGTGTGCAGGGTCTCACCGGCACGCCCCCGACGGTGGCCGGCGACATCCAGATCGGCGACCCGGCCGACCGCCCGACCGGATACTTCGACGGCACGCCCTACACCGGCGCGCCTGGCGACGTGCAGACCATCACCGCCGGCTCCGCCTACACGGATGCGGTCACCACGAAGACCTACGAGATGACGAGCTTCGCCATCGATGCGTCGGGCAATGTGATCGAGTCGTATGCCGACGGCAGCTCGAAGACCACCAACCGCGTGCGCCTGCAGGACTTCGCCGACCCGAGCGCGCTGGAGGCGGAGGGCGCGAACCTGTTCACCGGGTTCGAGGCCGCGGGCGCGCTTTACACCTGGACCGACGCCACCAAGGGGCTGCCCGGCGAGGGCGGTCTCGGCACGATCCAGGACTTCGCCGACCGAGCGCGCTGGAGGCGGAGGGCGCGAACCTGTTCACCGGGTTCGAGGCCGCGGGCGCGCTTTACACCTGGACCGACGCCACCAAGGGGCTGCCCGGCGAGGGCGGTCTCGGCACGATCGACTCGCAATCGCTCGAGTTGTCGAACGTGGACCTCACGGAAGAGTTCGCGAAAATGA
- a CDS encoding flagellar hook capping FlgD N-terminal domain-containing protein has protein sequence MSTISGIAPTSANSTADSTGSARVTKKELGQDDFLELLSVQLQNQDPLSPMDDTAFIAQMAQFSALSQTSALVKEMGYLRADVQLQAASTLLGKEVTVATGDGTITGVVDSIQADSSNVYLEVDGKLYAFGLVTGVAEPSPAATE, from the coding sequence ATGAGCACCATATCCGGCATTGCCCCCACCAGCGCAAATTCCACGGCCGACTCCACCGGGTCGGCAAGGGTGACGAAAAAGGAACTCGGGCAGGACGACTTCCTCGAGTTGTTGAGCGTGCAGTTGCAGAACCAGGACCCGCTCAGCCCGATGGACGACACGGCGTTCATCGCGCAGATGGCGCAGTTCAGCGCGCTTTCGCAAACCAGCGCGCTGGTCAAGGAAATGGGATACCTGCGCGCCGACGTGCAACTGCAGGCGGCGTCCACCCTCCTCGGCAAGGAGGTGACGGTCGCGACTGGCGACGGCACGATCACCGGCGTGGTGGACTCGATCCAGGCGGACTCGTCCAATGTTTACCTCGAGGTGGACGGAAAACTTTACGCCTTCGGGCTGGTGACAGGCGTCGCCGAGCCCTCGCCGGCGGCAACCGAATAA